One genomic window of Lytechinus variegatus isolate NC3 chromosome 1, Lvar_3.0, whole genome shotgun sequence includes the following:
- the LOC121420298 gene encoding uncharacterized protein C2orf50-like isoform X2, translating into MSSHIMHDRATSAGYRLPASTRISSAYHNKCAPEPKQPPQRTGNQQPRAGAGGAPGAGGAAGVSGRHTRADYRECNSVIEDKTWRETVGREKKGQIRWDEGWGFLRDFDQKGNPKVKPEPPENLTLFSESVPNTSNQRFGHRQKTGAAKAMVDLQHRLSTTNRKKHHKELVCYD; encoded by the exons ATGTCATCTCATATCATGCACGACCGTGCCACTTCGGCCGGTTACCGTCTTCCCGCTTCTACCCGTATTTCCAGTGCCTACCACAACAAGTGCGCACCGGAGCCCAAGCAACCACCCCAGCGGACAGGCAACCAGCAGCCAAGGGCGGGAGCGGGAGGAGCCCCGGGAGCAGGTGGAGCTGCTGGAGTAAGCGGGAGACATACAAGAGCTGATTACAGAGAGTGCAATAGTGTGATCGAGGATAAGACGTGGAGGGAGACGGTCGGCAGGGAGAAGAAGGGCCAGATACGCTG GGATGAGGGCTGGGGATTTCTCAGGGATTTCGATCAAAAG GGTAATCCTAAGGTAAAACCGGAACCGCCAGAAAACCTGACCCTGTTCTCCGAGTCGGTTCCTAACACGTCAAATCAGCGATTCGGACACAGGCAGAAAACCGGAGCCGCCAAAGCAATGGTTGATCTACAACATAGACTCAGTACAACCAACCGGAAAAAGCATCACAAAGAATTAGTTTGCTACGATTGA
- the LOC121420298 gene encoding uncharacterized protein C2orf50-like isoform X3 — protein MGSRDQGMQSIETGAYHNKCAPEPKQPPQRTGNQQPRAGAGGAPGAGGAAGVSGRHTRADYRECNSVIEDKTWRETVGREKKGQIRWDEGWGFLRDFDQKGNPKVKPEPPENLTLFSESVPNTSNQRFGHRQKTGAAKAMVDLQHRLSTTNRKKHHKELVCYD, from the exons ATGGGGAGTAGAGACCAGGGGATGCAGAGTATAGAAACAGG TGCCTACCACAACAAGTGCGCACCGGAGCCCAAGCAACCACCCCAGCGGACAGGCAACCAGCAGCCAAGGGCGGGAGCGGGAGGAGCCCCGGGAGCAGGTGGAGCTGCTGGAGTAAGCGGGAGACATACAAGAGCTGATTACAGAGAGTGCAATAGTGTGATCGAGGATAAGACGTGGAGGGAGACGGTCGGCAGGGAGAAGAAGGGCCAGATACGCTG GGATGAGGGCTGGGGATTTCTCAGGGATTTCGATCAAAAG GGTAATCCTAAGGTAAAACCGGAACCGCCAGAAAACCTGACCCTGTTCTCCGAGTCGGTTCCTAACACGTCAAATCAGCGATTCGGACACAGGCAGAAAACCGGAGCCGCCAAAGCAATGGTTGATCTACAACATAGACTCAGTACAACCAACCGGAAAAAGCATCACAAAGAATTAGTTTGCTACGATTGA